In Ochrobactrum sp. Marseille-Q0166, a single genomic region encodes these proteins:
- the ftsZ gene encoding cell division protein FtsZ, whose product MTINLQKPDITELKPRITVFGVGGGGGNAVNNMINAGLRGVDFVVANTDAQALTMSKSERMIQLGAAVTEGLGAGSQPEVGRAAAEECIDEIVDHLNGTHMCFVTAGMGGGTGTGAAPVVARAARERGILTVGVVTKPFHFEGARRMKTAELGIEELQKNVDTLIVIPNQNLFRIANDKTTFADAFAMADQVLYSGVACITDLMVKEGLINLDFADVRSVMREMGKAMMGTGEASGEGRAMAAAEAAIANPLLDETSMRGAKGLLISITGGRDMTLFEVDEAATRIREEVDPEANIILGATFDEGLEGVIRVSVVATGIDKKIGDAAPAPLEFRQPVKPVAQQAKPMAPHGALRPPVVEQPRHVEQPAPVAQSVESEIPAAAAAPAASIAPEFRPQSRIFQAPAADSFERAPVARPVAPQPQMHSNQATAQAMQPHAYQQPQQMHAEPAPQPRPAPRMPAVSDFPPVAQAEINARRAAPQQPAQEERGPMGLLSRLTRGLTRREEEQPAARLEPAQHREPAMRQPEQRRPMQQDSSIYAPRRGQLDDQGRPQPRAASEEDQLEIPAFLRRQSN is encoded by the coding sequence ATGACAATTAATCTGCAAAAGCCGGACATTACCGAGCTGAAGCCTCGCATCACCGTATTCGGTGTCGGTGGCGGCGGCGGCAACGCGGTCAACAACATGATCAATGCCGGTTTGCGCGGCGTGGATTTTGTTGTCGCCAACACTGACGCGCAGGCTTTGACCATGTCAAAGTCGGAGCGCATGATCCAGCTCGGCGCTGCGGTCACCGAAGGTCTCGGCGCTGGTTCGCAGCCGGAAGTCGGTCGTGCTGCTGCTGAAGAGTGCATTGACGAAATCGTTGATCACCTCAACGGCACACACATGTGCTTCGTTACTGCCGGCATGGGCGGCGGCACCGGTACGGGTGCTGCTCCTGTTGTGGCACGCGCAGCACGTGAACGCGGTATCCTCACCGTTGGCGTTGTAACAAAGCCTTTCCATTTCGAAGGTGCTCGCCGCATGAAGACGGCTGAGCTTGGAATTGAAGAACTGCAGAAGAACGTCGATACGCTTATCGTCATTCCAAACCAGAACCTCTTCCGCATTGCCAACGACAAGACCACCTTCGCCGATGCCTTCGCAATGGCTGACCAGGTGCTCTATTCGGGTGTTGCCTGCATCACCGATCTGATGGTCAAGGAAGGCCTCATCAACCTCGACTTCGCCGACGTTCGCTCGGTTATGCGCGAAATGGGCAAGGCCATGATGGGCACTGGTGAAGCTTCGGGCGAAGGCCGTGCAATGGCTGCCGCGGAAGCTGCAATTGCCAATCCGCTGCTCGACGAAACTTCGATGCGCGGCGCCAAGGGTCTCCTGATTTCGATCACGGGTGGTCGCGATATGACACTCTTCGAAGTTGATGAAGCTGCAACGCGTATCCGTGAAGAAGTTGATCCGGAAGCCAACATTATCCTCGGTGCTACCTTCGACGAAGGTCTTGAAGGTGTTATCCGTGTATCCGTTGTCGCGACCGGCATCGACAAAAAGATCGGAGACGCGGCGCCTGCGCCGCTGGAATTTCGCCAGCCGGTAAAGCCCGTCGCCCAGCAGGCAAAGCCAATGGCTCCGCATGGCGCTTTGCGTCCTCCGGTTGTTGAACAGCCGCGTCACGTTGAACAGCCTGCCCCGGTTGCTCAGTCGGTCGAGTCTGAAATACCAGCCGCCGCTGCCGCTCCGGCCGCTTCGATTGCTCCAGAATTCCGCCCACAGAGCCGCATTTTCCAGGCTCCTGCTGCTGACAGCTTCGAACGTGCACCTGTTGCTCGTCCCGTGGCTCCGCAGCCGCAGATGCACAGCAATCAGGCAACTGCTCAGGCAATGCAGCCGCATGCTTACCAGCAGCCACAGCAGATGCATGCAGAACCGGCTCCCCAGCCACGTCCTGCTCCACGCATGCCAGCTGTTTCGGATTTTCCGCCAGTTGCTCAGGCTGAAATCAATGCACGCCGCGCAGCGCCACAGCAGCCTGCTCAGGAAGAACGTGGTCCAATGGGTCTGCTTTCCCGCCTGACACGTGGTCTCACTCGTCGTGAAGAAGAGCAGCCAGCAGCTCGTCTGGAACCAGCGCAGCATCGTGAACCTGCGATGCGTCAGCCGGAACAGCGCCGCCCAATGCAGCAGGATTCCTCAATCTATGCTCCACGTCGCGGCCAGCTTGATGATCAGGGTCGTCCACAGCCGCGTGCGGCTTCGGAAGAAGATCAGCTCGAAATTCCTGCGTTCCTGCGCCGTCAGTCGAACTGA
- the lpxC gene encoding UDP-3-O-acyl-N-acetylglucosamine deacetylase, with the protein MSVYQKTIGRVFTLSGVGVHGGTDASITFSPADANTGIIFRRSDVKNAPDTRAHASEIGATDLCTALGPQESRINTVEHLMAAIAALGIDNLIVEVEGPEVPILDGTSARFIDGFDEAGIVIQDAKRRFIRILKTVRVEAGGSWGEFQPYSGTRYEVEIDFECPLIGRQKYANDIDEETFRKDISTARTFGFMKDVERLWAAGLALGSSLDNSLVIGDDNSVINPGGLRFQDEFVRHKTLDAVGDLALAGLPFIGRFRSYRGGHRLNAETVKALLADKSNYDIVEASGVLRNSDNSDMVAVRPNISAPWAL; encoded by the coding sequence TTGAGCGTTTATCAAAAGACAATCGGCCGTGTTTTCACATTGTCGGGTGTAGGGGTTCATGGCGGTACGGACGCGTCGATCACGTTCTCGCCTGCCGATGCCAATACGGGAATTATTTTTCGCCGATCTGATGTCAAGAATGCACCGGACACGCGTGCTCATGCGTCAGAAATTGGCGCCACCGATCTTTGCACAGCTCTTGGTCCGCAAGAATCTCGAATCAATACAGTCGAACATCTGATGGCCGCGATTGCCGCTCTCGGTATCGACAATCTTATTGTAGAGGTTGAAGGTCCCGAGGTTCCTATTCTTGATGGTACTTCTGCGCGTTTTATTGATGGGTTTGATGAAGCCGGTATCGTCATTCAGGATGCCAAACGTCGTTTCATCCGCATTCTTAAAACGGTGCGTGTGGAAGCGGGCGGATCATGGGGCGAGTTTCAGCCCTATTCGGGCACCCGTTATGAAGTCGAAATCGACTTTGAGTGCCCGCTGATTGGACGTCAGAAATATGCGAATGACATCGATGAAGAGACGTTCCGCAAGGATATTTCGACCGCTCGCACTTTCGGCTTCATGAAAGACGTTGAACGATTGTGGGCGGCTGGTCTTGCACTCGGTTCATCCCTTGATAATTCGCTTGTCATCGGTGACGATAATTCGGTGATCAATCCGGGTGGTCTGCGTTTCCAAGATGAGTTTGTGCGCCATAAGACTCTGGATGCGGTAGGCGATCTGGCACTCGCCGGTTTGCCGTTTATCGGTCGTTTCCGGTCCTATCGTGGTGGACACAGGCTGAACGCTGAAACGGTCAAAGCACTTCTCGCGGATAAGTCGAATTACGATATCGTCGAAGCGAGTGGTGTTCTCCGGAATTCTGACAATTCAGATATGGTTGCTGTGCGCCCAAATATTTCCGCCCCCTGGGCGCTTTAA
- a CDS encoding outer membrane protein assembly factor BamD gives MTSSNFPVKTKTALIVSALAVFVPLAGCASKNDDIDLTKYVETIDPADKLYNEGLANLDAGRLGEAAKKFAAVDRQHPYTEWARKSLVMAAFTNYRQGNYEEAVNMAKRYNTLYPTSPESAYAYYIIGLSYFRQIPDVTRDQAASRRAIAAMQEVVDRFPNSEYVEDAKTKIRVARDQLAGKEMQVGRYYLERKEYLAAIKRFRLVVEEYSNTRQVEEALARLVEAYYALGLTSEAQMAASVLGKNFPDSRWYKDSYKLLQSGGLEPRENGGSWLAKASSLITGGK, from the coding sequence ATGACGAGTTCGAATTTCCCGGTGAAGACGAAGACCGCGCTGATTGTCAGTGCTCTTGCCGTTTTTGTTCCGCTTGCGGGATGTGCCAGCAAGAACGACGACATCGATCTGACCAAGTATGTTGAGACGATTGATCCGGCGGATAAGCTTTACAATGAAGGTCTTGCGAACCTCGATGCAGGTCGTCTTGGTGAGGCTGCAAAGAAGTTTGCTGCTGTAGACCGCCAGCATCCCTATACTGAATGGGCACGAAAGTCGTTGGTTATGGCGGCCTTCACCAATTATCGTCAGGGTAATTACGAAGAAGCAGTCAATATGGCGAAGCGTTACAACACGCTTTACCCGACTTCGCCTGAATCGGCTTATGCTTATTACATCATCGGTCTGAGCTATTTCCGTCAGATTCCTGACGTGACCCGCGATCAGGCGGCCAGCCGTCGCGCGATTGCTGCGATGCAGGAAGTGGTCGATCGCTTTCCGAACTCCGAATATGTCGAAGATGCAAAGACCAAGATCCGCGTTGCCCGCGATCAGCTCGCTGGTAAGGAAATGCAAGTCGGTCGCTATTATCTTGAGCGCAAGGAATATTTGGCCGCGATCAAGCGTTTCCGTCTGGTTGTTGAAGAATATTCCAACACTCGTCAGGTTGAAGAAGCACTCGCCCGTCTGGTCGAAGCCTATTATGCACTTGGTCTGACGTCTGAAGCTCAGATGGCGGCTTCGGTGCTTGGCAAGAATTTCCCAGACAGCCGCTGGTATAAGGACAGCTACAAGCTTCTCCAGAGCGGTGGCCTTGAGCCACGTGAAAATGGTGGTTCATGGTTGGCAAAGGCTTCATCGCTGATCACGGGCGGCAAATAA
- the recN gene encoding DNA repair protein RecN encodes MLSHLSIRDIVLIERLDIEFKTGLSVLTGETGAGKSILLDSLSLALGARGDASLVRHGADQGQVTAVFDVPGGHPARKFLSENGFDDDGDVILRRLQMGDGRTRVFINDQAASVALLRELGKRLVEIHGQHDDRALIDTNLHRTLLDAFGGLDPEATTVRERYKAWRDAESALSKHRARVEQAEREGDYLRSSVEELTKLDPQAGEEDELAERRAVMMKSEKIAGDVNEAGELLSGNGSPVPTLASLVRRLERKIPEAPHLLEPVCKAIDEALNSLALAQDGIEYAMREIDFDPRVLEQVEERLFALRAAARKYSVAVEALPALRDKMDADLVDLDAGAEKLIQLEAQATETRAAYDAAAKVLSERRKDTADHLKAAVMAELPALKLERAEFIVEMTTDTKARAAEGIDTVEYWVRTNPGTRAGPMMKVASGGELSRFLLALKVALADRGSAPTLVFDEIDTGVGGAVADAIGQRLARLSSRVQVLSVTHAPQVAARASTHFLIAKSATNEDRMSTSIRSIGVDERQEEIARMLAGASITDEARAAAERLLAENSSLVS; translated from the coding sequence ATGCTGTCGCACCTGTCGATCCGCGATATTGTTCTGATTGAAAGGCTCGACATCGAGTTCAAGACCGGCTTGTCCGTGCTTACGGGCGAGACCGGCGCCGGTAAATCTATTTTGCTTGATTCGTTGTCGCTGGCGCTTGGCGCCCGCGGCGATGCCTCTCTGGTTCGCCATGGGGCTGATCAGGGTCAGGTGACGGCGGTATTTGATGTGCCGGGTGGTCATCCAGCACGCAAATTTCTTAGCGAAAATGGTTTTGACGATGACGGCGACGTCATCCTGCGTCGCCTTCAGATGGGCGACGGGCGCACGCGCGTTTTCATCAATGATCAGGCGGCAAGCGTTGCGCTGCTGCGTGAACTGGGCAAACGCCTCGTAGAAATTCACGGTCAGCATGATGATCGCGCACTGATCGATACCAATCTTCACCGTACATTGCTGGATGCGTTTGGTGGTCTCGATCCCGAAGCCACAACAGTTCGCGAGCGTTATAAGGCGTGGCGCGATGCTGAAAGCGCGTTGTCGAAGCATAGGGCACGGGTTGAGCAGGCTGAGCGCGAAGGCGATTATCTACGTTCTTCCGTGGAAGAACTGACCAAGCTCGATCCGCAGGCAGGCGAGGAAGACGAACTTGCCGAACGCCGCGCTGTCATGATGAAATCGGAGAAGATCGCAGGTGATGTGAACGAGGCAGGCGAACTTCTGTCGGGCAATGGTTCGCCGGTGCCGACACTTGCAAGCCTTGTGCGCCGTCTGGAGCGTAAAATTCCGGAAGCGCCGCATCTGCTGGAGCCGGTTTGCAAAGCGATTGACGAAGCGCTTAATAGTTTGGCGTTGGCGCAGGATGGTATTGAATATGCCATGCGAGAAATCGATTTTGATCCTCGGGTACTTGAACAGGTCGAAGAACGGCTATTTGCGCTCAGAGCCGCCGCCCGCAAATATTCTGTGGCGGTTGAAGCCCTGCCTGCACTGCGCGATAAGATGGATGCCGATCTCGTTGATCTTGACGCCGGTGCAGAAAAACTGATTCAGCTGGAGGCACAAGCCACAGAAACGCGTGCAGCCTATGATGCTGCTGCGAAGGTGTTGTCAGAGCGTCGCAAGGACACAGCGGATCATCTGAAAGCCGCCGTTATGGCCGAGCTTCCGGCGTTGAAGCTGGAGCGCGCCGAGTTCATCGTGGAAATGACGACTGATACCAAGGCGCGGGCTGCGGAAGGCATTGATACGGTCGAATACTGGGTTCGCACCAATCCGGGCACGCGTGCGGGTCCGATGATGAAAGTTGCCTCTGGTGGCGAGCTTTCGCGCTTCCTGCTGGCGCTGAAGGTGGCTTTGGCCGATCGCGGTTCGGCCCCGACGCTTGTGTTTGACGAAATTGATACGGGTGTGGGCGGTGCAGTTGCCGATGCGATTGGGCAGCGCTTGGCGCGTCTTTCATCGCGGGTGCAGGTTCTTTCGGTCACGCATGCCCCGCAAGTGGCAGCGCGCGCATCGACCCATTTCCTGATTGCAAAATCCGCAACCAATGAAGATCGTATGTCCACATCGATCCGTTCGATTGGTGTGGATGAGCGGCAGGAAGAAATTGCGCGTATGCTGGCCGGAGCCAGCATTACCGATGAAGCGCGTGCCGCAGCCGAGCGTTTGCTGGCTGAGAACAGTTCGCTTGTCTCCTGA
- the ligA gene encoding NAD-dependent DNA ligase LigA, with protein MSDISVEKLTDLEAAAELERLAREIAHHDELYHANDRPEISDADYDALKRRNDAIEERFPHLVRGDSPSVRVGSAPVSKFAQVVHARPMLSLGNAFSDEDVQDFVGSVYRFLGQLPDNSIAFTAEPKIDGLSMSIRYENGVLVSAATRGDGTTGENVTANIRTISEIPNKLPTGVPAVVEVRGEVYMAKSDFLALNEQMAAEGKQTYVNLRNTAAGSLRQLDAKVTASRKLRFFAYAWGEMSEMPSDTQHGMIEVFAKWGFPVNPLTKRLQSADELIAHYRAIGLERAKLDYDIDGVVYKVDRLDLQTRLGFRSRSPRWAIAHKFPAEQATTILRDIDIQVGRTGALTPVARLEPITVGGVVVTNATLHNEDYIKGIGLKGERIREDDHDIRIGDTVIVQRAGDVIPQIVDVVLEKRDSDAVPFHFPHKCPVCGSHAVREEGEAVYRCTGGLTCAAQAVERIRHFVSRNAFDIEGLGEKQVEFFFHAEDDSLKIKSPADIFTLQKRQAGSPLKKLENIEGFGATSVKKLYDAINDRREIALHRFLFGLGIRHVGEVNAKRFARAYLTYEKFAEAATTAVPPKEGERSDKGNEAWQDLIAVEGIGGIVAEAVVDFYAEPHNVQVLDALLAEVTPLDEVARVATGSPVEGKTVVFTGSLERMSRDEAKAMAERHGAKTAGSVSKKTDLVVAGPGAGSKLAKASELGIEVIDEDAWLQLVGEG; from the coding sequence ATGTCCGATATTTCCGTTGAAAAATTGACCGACCTCGAAGCCGCAGCGGAACTGGAGCGGCTGGCACGTGAAATTGCTCATCATGACGAGCTTTATCATGCCAATGATCGGCCGGAGATTTCCGACGCGGACTATGATGCACTGAAACGGCGCAATGATGCCATTGAAGAGCGTTTTCCGCATCTGGTGCGGGGCGACAGTCCTTCTGTGCGGGTAGGTTCAGCACCGGTTTCCAAATTTGCACAGGTTGTCCACGCACGTCCGATGCTTTCGCTCGGCAACGCGTTCTCGGATGAAGACGTACAAGATTTTGTCGGCAGCGTTTACCGCTTCCTCGGACAATTGCCGGATAATTCTATTGCTTTCACGGCTGAACCCAAGATTGATGGGCTTTCCATGTCGATCCGTTATGAAAACGGCGTTCTCGTCAGTGCCGCGACACGCGGTGATGGCACGACGGGCGAAAATGTAACCGCCAACATTCGCACCATCAGCGAAATTCCAAATAAGCTTCCTACGGGCGTTCCAGCGGTCGTCGAAGTGCGCGGCGAGGTCTATATGGCCAAGAGCGACTTCCTCGCACTCAACGAGCAGATGGCTGCTGAAGGCAAGCAGACCTATGTCAACCTACGTAATACCGCAGCAGGCTCCCTAAGACAGCTTGATGCGAAAGTGACGGCCAGCCGCAAGCTCAGGTTCTTTGCTTATGCCTGGGGTGAGATGTCGGAAATGCCATCTGATACACAGCATGGCATGATCGAGGTTTTTGCCAAATGGGGGTTCCCCGTCAATCCGCTCACGAAACGTTTGCAGAGCGCAGATGAGCTGATTGCGCATTATCGCGCGATTGGTCTTGAGCGTGCAAAGCTCGATTACGACATTGACGGCGTTGTTTACAAGGTTGATCGGCTCGATCTGCAAACTCGGCTTGGATTTCGGTCACGTAGCCCGCGTTGGGCCATTGCGCACAAGTTCCCGGCAGAACAGGCAACGACCATTCTGCGTGATATTGACATTCAAGTTGGGCGAACGGGTGCACTGACGCCGGTTGCACGTCTTGAGCCGATTACTGTGGGTGGCGTGGTTGTCACCAATGCCACGCTGCATAACGAAGATTATATCAAGGGCATTGGCCTCAAGGGTGAACGCATCCGTGAGGATGATCACGATATTCGTATCGGCGATACGGTGATCGTGCAGCGCGCCGGCGATGTGATTCCGCAGATTGTCGACGTGGTGCTGGAAAAGCGTGACTCTGATGCAGTGCCGTTCCATTTCCCGCATAAATGTCCGGTCTGTGGCAGTCATGCCGTGCGTGAAGAAGGCGAGGCGGTCTATCGCTGCACGGGCGGTCTGACGTGTGCTGCACAGGCGGTGGAGCGCATTCGTCATTTCGTATCGCGCAACGCGTTTGATATTGAAGGACTTGGCGAAAAGCAGGTCGAATTCTTCTTCCATGCTGAAGATGACAGTCTGAAAATCAAATCACCTGCGGATATATTTACGCTGCAGAAGCGACAGGCGGGTTCACCACTCAAGAAGCTCGAGAATATTGAGGGCTTTGGTGCGACTTCCGTGAAGAAACTCTATGACGCAATCAATGACCGGCGCGAGATTGCGCTACATCGCTTTTTGTTCGGACTTGGTATTCGCCATGTCGGCGAAGTAAACGCCAAGCGGTTTGCCAGGGCGTATCTCACCTATGAAAAGTTCGCGGAAGCTGCGACAACGGCGGTTCCTCCAAAAGAGGGTGAGCGCAGCGATAAAGGCAATGAAGCATGGCAGGATCTGATTGCTGTTGAAGGCATTGGTGGCATTGTTGCGGAAGCTGTGGTCGATTTTTATGCCGAGCCGCATAATGTGCAAGTGCTGGATGCGCTTCTTGCCGAAGTGACGCCACTCGATGAAGTGGCGCGGGTGGCAACCGGCTCTCCGGTCGAAGGCAAGACGGTGGTGTTCACGGGAAGCCTTGAACGCATGTCGCGTGATGAGGCCAAAGCTATGGCTGAGCGCCATGGCGCCAAGACTGCGGGTTCGGTTTCCAAGAAGACTGACCTTGTTGTGGCGGGGCCGGGGGCCGGGTCGAAGCTTGCGAAAGCATCGGAGCTTGGCATCGAAGTTATTGATGAGGATGCCTGGTTGCAACTGGTCGGAGAGGGCTGA
- a CDS encoding TIGR02453 family protein, with amino-acid sequence MSPFKGFGDKAIPFLKALDFHQNREWFVENKDLFEAHLKEPLGDLVEELTARFEKAGLPFKGDRVKSQFRIKRDTRFSHDKAPYNRHLSALLSNSGTKWDESGCFYVCIGLPGVRDCYAGVAWWGPKKELLQAIREAIVERPEEYRAVVAKLKKNGLKISDNDRLKRTPRGFEAVTDEDLLEAIRNRHFAVRLEIDPESITRSDLADRLVKFAEQTRPLIEWIKKIEGTVPQTSE; translated from the coding sequence ATGTCACCGTTCAAGGGTTTTGGCGACAAGGCAATTCCGTTTTTGAAAGCGCTCGATTTTCATCAGAACCGTGAATGGTTTGTTGAAAATAAGGACCTGTTTGAGGCGCATCTGAAAGAACCGCTTGGCGATCTGGTTGAAGAACTAACTGCACGATTTGAGAAGGCCGGATTGCCGTTTAAGGGTGATCGGGTGAAATCGCAGTTCCGTATCAAGCGGGACACGCGCTTCTCTCACGACAAGGCCCCTTATAACCGTCATCTGTCGGCGCTTTTGTCGAACTCCGGCACCAAGTGGGATGAAAGTGGCTGCTTCTATGTTTGTATCGGTCTGCCGGGCGTGCGTGATTGCTATGCCGGTGTGGCATGGTGGGGTCCAAAGAAAGAACTTCTGCAAGCCATCCGCGAAGCGATTGTCGAAAGGCCGGAAGAGTATCGTGCGGTTGTGGCAAAGCTCAAGAAAAATGGTTTGAAGATCAGCGACAATGATCGGTTGAAGCGCACGCCGCGCGGTTTTGAGGCTGTAACCGATGAAGACCTTCTGGAAGCTATTCGTAACCGGCATTTTGCTGTCCGCCTCGAAATCGATCCCGAGAGCATCACCCGTTCTGACTTGGCTGATCGGCTTGTAAAGTTTGCCGAGCAGACGCGCCCACTGATTGAATGGATCAAGAAGATCGAAGGCACAGTGCCGCAAACATCAGAATAA
- a CDS encoding AzlC family ABC transporter permease, producing the protein MDQGFRPAPASVRHDFWIGSKRGVPIVAAGAPFGLLFGAVAIDNGLSISEAVFMSGMIYAGASQMVGLDLFGQNIAPWMIVVSIFAVNFRHVLYSATVGRRIRHFTFLQKATAFFLLVDPQYAEVEIRAEAGRKISFAWYMGLGITIYICWILETLIGALFGNLISDPYALGIDFLLPIYFLGMVMSFRHREHWWPVVIVSAICAVAAYKFVGSPWHVTLGAIGGVVLAAGLAKPQTGEA; encoded by the coding sequence GTGGATCAGGGTTTTCGGCCAGCACCGGCATCAGTGCGTCATGATTTCTGGATAGGTTCGAAACGCGGTGTGCCTATCGTGGCAGCAGGCGCGCCATTTGGCCTGTTGTTCGGTGCTGTAGCAATCGATAACGGCCTGTCCATCAGTGAAGCCGTTTTTATGAGTGGCATGATCTACGCAGGGGCCAGCCAGATGGTCGGGCTGGATCTTTTCGGCCAGAATATCGCGCCATGGATGATTGTTGTTTCAATTTTCGCGGTCAATTTTCGCCATGTTCTTTATTCGGCAACCGTAGGCCGACGAATCCGCCATTTTACATTCCTGCAGAAGGCTACGGCTTTCTTTCTGCTTGTTGACCCGCAATATGCGGAAGTTGAAATTCGTGCTGAGGCGGGCCGAAAAATCAGCTTTGCCTGGTATATGGGCTTGGGCATCACGATCTATATCTGCTGGATTCTTGAGACGCTTATCGGTGCGCTGTTCGGCAATCTGATCTCCGATCCCTATGCGCTCGGTATCGACTTCCTGCTGCCAATCTATTTTCTTGGCATGGTGATGAGTTTTCGCCATCGCGAGCATTGGTGGCCGGTAGTAATCGTCAGCGCGATTTGTGCGGTCGCCGCCTATAAGTTTGTTGGCTCGCCGTGGCATGTGACATTGGGTGCGATAGGTGGCGTTGTGCTTGCAGCGGGCCTGGCAAAGCCGCAAACAGGGGAGGCCTAA
- a CDS encoding AzlD domain-containing protein gives MSTTIWIILAGAVCTYLTRVGGHLILSRFERVHYRVEAALNAVPAAVLTAIVAAPASDHGWREMLVLVFCVLLSLRVSMMTMFFAGAALLIVLRHFFPA, from the coding sequence GTGTCCACAACGATCTGGATCATCCTAGCCGGTGCCGTTTGCACCTATCTCACCCGCGTCGGCGGGCATCTTATTTTATCGCGATTTGAGCGCGTTCATTATCGGGTTGAAGCAGCACTTAATGCCGTGCCTGCAGCAGTGCTTACCGCAATTGTAGCTGCACCCGCTTCGGATCATGGCTGGCGCGAAATGCTAGTTTTGGTCTTCTGCGTGTTGCTTTCGCTTCGCGTCAGCATGATGACCATGTTCTTTGCAGGCGCAGCACTGTTGATCGTGCTGCGCCATTTCTTTCCGGCTTAA